The DNA region ATTTATTTCCACTAACTGAAAAGGAATTTTTTTCCATAGTTGAAATAATAAGCGATTCATTAACTTATTGGCATTGGCACGACCAAGATTGATCTCCGCACCACTATGACCACCTTTTAAACCTTTTACATTTATTTGAAAAAATTGGCTTTCTGGTAAAATGTTTTCTTGTTGATAAGCATATTCTGTAGTTAAATCAATACCTCCTGCGCAACCCACTGTCAATTCTCGTTCGTCCTCTGTATCTAAATTCAACAAAATTTTTCCTTGCAAAATGCTAGAATCAATTTGCATCGCTCCTGTCATACCTGTTTCTTCATCCACAGTAATCAATGCTTCAATTGCAGGATGCGCAATATCTTTACTAGATAAAATGGACATAATCGCAGCGACTCCGATACCATTATCGGCGCCCAAAGTCGTTCCATGAGCCTTAACCCAATCTCCATCAACATACATTTTGATACCTTCTTTATCAAAGTCAAAAACTGTATCGTTGTTTTTTTGATGGACCATATCCATGTGACCTTGCAACACAACTGTTGGACGATCTTCAAAACCAGTAGTTGCAGTTTTTTTGATAACGACATTTCCGATGGCGTCGTGTGTCGTTTTTAGTCCCAAGCTATTGCCAAAATCAAGTAAAAACTGACGAACTCTTTCCTCTTTTTTAGATGGTCTTGGTACTGCATTTAAATCCGAAAAATGATTCCATAATACTTTTGGCGCTAATTCTCTTACTTCCATTTTTTAATTCTTTTATTTCATTAAGCAATAACCAGTTATACATAAAAAAAGGTTGCCAAATTTAGGCAACCTTTTTAATTTATGCGGTATAAATATTAATATAACGCTTTAGAATCTGTAACGCGAATCAATTTTGCATTTACAAATTCATAAATTCCAGCAGGAGATTGTTCACGACCATATCCAGAGTTTTTAGTTCCTCCGAATGGTAATTCTGGTGCGATACCAGTTACGTGATTGATATAAAC from Rhizosphaericola mali includes:
- a CDS encoding aminoacyl-histidine dipeptidase; this translates as MEVRELAPKVLWNHFSDLNAVPRPSKKEERVRQFLLDFGNSLGLKTTHDAIGNVVIKKTATTGFEDRPTVVLQGHMDMVHQKNNDTVFDFDKEGIKMYVDGDWVKAHGTTLGADNGIGVAAIMSILSSKDIAHPAIEALITVDEETGMTGAMQIDSSILQGKILLNLDTEDERELTVGCAGGIDLTTEYAYQQENILPESQFFQINVKGLKGGHSGAEINLGRANANKLMNRLLFQLWKKIPFQLVEINGGSLRNAIPRESISTVAVKCNDVNAFKTEITSFLTTIQNEFKAVEKSLTIVVESTQIDNVKAVAPEDLKKILQSIYADPNGVYRMSPEIEGFVETSSNLARVIVKDGNFHTESLLRSGVESTKYDIVNAIQSNFENIGATVSLSGDYPGWEPNPNSPLVHFMEKTYKEVFQNEPQVQACHAGLECGLLGAKFEGMQMISFGPNLLSPHSPDERVQISSVQRFYDFLLHILKEIPADLDK